One window of Labilithrix sp. genomic DNA carries:
- a CDS encoding mannose-1-phosphate guanylyltransferase, with the protein MAGGAGTRFWPASRNKRPKQLLPLAGKSDEPLLAATVRRLAPLVPAERVLVVTGEHLADGTAQALPGVRRDHILCEPAARNTAPCIAWANATIARLDPDAVVMVLPSDHFITDESGFQGVLATAIATAARGHVTTVGIVPTRPETGYGYIEVGAELSDAAPARKVARFVEKPARAKAEEFLAAGPTKYLWNAGMFFFRVKDMAALLEQHLPSVAAGVAKMGTDPAKVKEVFPTLESVSIDVGVMEKAGDLAVVPGDFGWNDVGSWQSAWELAPHDASGNALGPSDVAIDAKGNLLRGTSGKTIAVVGVDDLVIVETDDAILVLPRERAQDVRLIVDTLKTQGRTTLL; encoded by the coding sequence ATGGCCGGCGGCGCCGGCACCCGCTTCTGGCCGGCCTCGCGCAACAAGCGCCCGAAGCAGCTCCTCCCGCTCGCGGGCAAGAGCGACGAGCCGCTGCTCGCCGCCACCGTGCGGCGGCTCGCGCCCCTCGTCCCCGCCGAGCGCGTGCTCGTCGTCACCGGCGAGCACCTCGCGGACGGCACCGCGCAGGCGCTCCCCGGCGTCCGCCGCGACCACATCCTCTGCGAGCCCGCCGCGCGCAACACCGCGCCGTGCATCGCGTGGGCGAACGCGACGATCGCGCGCCTCGATCCCGACGCGGTGGTGATGGTCCTCCCGAGCGATCACTTCATCACCGACGAGAGCGGCTTCCAGGGCGTCCTCGCGACCGCGATCGCGACCGCCGCGCGCGGCCACGTCACGACGGTGGGGATCGTCCCGACGCGCCCGGAGACGGGCTACGGCTACATCGAGGTCGGGGCGGAGCTCTCCGACGCCGCGCCCGCGCGGAAGGTCGCGCGCTTCGTCGAGAAGCCGGCCCGCGCGAAGGCGGAGGAGTTCCTCGCCGCGGGGCCGACGAAGTACTTGTGGAATGCAGGCATGTTCTTCTTCCGCGTGAAGGACATGGCGGCGCTCCTCGAGCAGCACCTCCCCTCGGTCGCGGCGGGCGTCGCGAAGATGGGGACCGATCCGGCGAAGGTGAAGGAGGTGTTCCCCACGCTCGAGAGCGTATCGATCGACGTCGGCGTGATGGAGAAGGCCGGCGACCTCGCGGTGGTGCCGGGCGACTTCGGCTGGAACGACGTCGGCAGCTGGCAGTCGGCCTGGGAGCTGGCCCCACACGACGCGAGCGGCAACGCGCTCGGCCCGAGCGACGTCGCGATCGACGCAAAGGGCAACCTGCTCCGCGGCACCTCGGGCAAGACGATCGCCGTCGTCGGCGTCGACGACCTCGTCATCGTCGAAACCGACGACGCGATCCTGGTCCTCCCGCGCGAGCGCGCCCAGGACGTAAGGCTCATCGTCGACACCCTGAAGACCCAGGGCCGCACGACGCTGCTCTGA
- a CDS encoding Uma2 family endonuclease: MSTARRLHYDYSEYLRALEMSELRLEYREGTIYAMAGGTPAHAELSAAMIGQLYARLPKGCRVATSDMKVRVEATELSTFPDGVVVCGEREVALIDPNAITNPMLLVEVTNKSTEDYDRGDKLSQYKQLDSLASVVFVSHRSRRLTLVERTSAGWSERDFRGGEVMKVLRPAIEIAVDDLYDGIALDPQ, from the coding sequence GTGAGCACGGCGCGCCGCCTCCACTACGACTACTCCGAGTACCTGAGGGCGCTCGAGATGAGCGAGCTTCGGCTCGAGTATCGGGAGGGGACCATCTATGCCATGGCGGGAGGCACGCCGGCGCATGCCGAGCTCAGCGCGGCGATGATCGGACAGCTCTACGCTCGCCTTCCGAAGGGATGTCGCGTGGCCACGTCGGACATGAAGGTCCGCGTCGAGGCGACCGAGCTCAGCACCTTCCCCGACGGGGTCGTCGTATGCGGCGAGCGCGAGGTCGCGCTCATCGATCCCAACGCGATCACGAACCCGATGCTCCTCGTCGAGGTCACGAACAAGTCCACGGAGGACTACGATCGAGGCGACAAGCTGAGTCAGTACAAACAGCTCGACTCACTCGCTTCGGTGGTGTTCGTTTCCCACCGCTCGCGGAGGCTCACGCTGGTGGAGCGCACGAGCGCAGGGTGGAGCGAACGTGACTTTCGCGGAGGCGAGGTGATGAAGGTCCTCCGTCCCGCGATCGAAATCGCGGTCGACGACCTCTACGACGGCATCGCGCTCGATCCCCAGTAA
- a CDS encoding S1 family peptidase, with protein sequence MGLRRRLGFLVVAVVAVVGLACSPAAERESAIERVMENAPADAGPGVVADRVELLRGVPSRGRDPSVVALRIGESGLCSGTLISPRLVLTARHCVSKTAKVVECPAPGVQVYSDRDPRDLAVLVGEDIGAARPLARGIAIVSPGGVTLCEADIAVLVLDEPVVVAKAAPLRARGPAAGDRIRAVGFGGPNGEDRGKKLLREHVPVLDVTTAEFTVGEATCLGDSGGPAVDEDTGEIIGVVSRGGPDCEGEDVHNIYTRVDTYAWLMEEAFARVGEIDLEERTDAGAKNPALKAAKRGSKSKPASDIGGPCTSGADCAAGICLTDDARSYCSRPCGSGDRCPTRYHCLPAAGLPAPERACTQVR encoded by the coding sequence ATGGGTCTTCGTCGTCGTCTTGGGTTTCTTGTTGTCGCGGTGGTCGCGGTGGTCGGGTTGGCGTGCTCGCCGGCGGCGGAGCGCGAGTCGGCGATCGAGCGGGTGATGGAGAACGCGCCGGCCGACGCGGGGCCGGGCGTCGTCGCGGATCGCGTCGAGCTCTTGCGCGGGGTGCCCTCGCGCGGGCGCGATCCGTCGGTCGTCGCGCTTCGGATCGGCGAGAGCGGGCTCTGCTCCGGCACGCTGATCTCGCCGCGGCTCGTGCTCACCGCGCGGCACTGCGTGAGCAAGACGGCGAAGGTCGTGGAGTGTCCCGCGCCCGGCGTGCAGGTCTACTCCGATCGCGATCCGCGCGATCTCGCGGTGCTGGTCGGTGAGGACATCGGCGCGGCGCGGCCGCTCGCGCGCGGGATCGCGATCGTCTCGCCCGGCGGCGTGACGCTGTGCGAGGCGGACATCGCCGTGCTCGTCCTCGACGAGCCCGTCGTCGTCGCGAAGGCGGCGCCGCTGCGCGCGCGCGGGCCCGCGGCCGGCGATCGGATCCGCGCGGTGGGCTTCGGCGGACCGAACGGAGAGGACCGCGGGAAGAAGCTCCTCCGCGAGCACGTGCCGGTGCTCGACGTGACGACGGCGGAGTTCACGGTCGGGGAGGCGACGTGCCTCGGCGACTCGGGCGGGCCCGCCGTCGACGAGGACACGGGCGAGATCATCGGCGTCGTCTCGCGCGGCGGCCCGGACTGCGAAGGCGAGGACGTGCACAACATCTACACGCGCGTCGACACCTACGCGTGGCTGATGGAGGAGGCGTTCGCGCGCGTCGGGGAGATCGACCTCGAGGAGCGCACCGACGCCGGCGCGAAGAACCCCGCCTTGAAGGCGGCGAAGCGAGGGAGCAAATCGAAGCCGGCGAGCGACATCGGCGGGCCGTGCACGTCCGGCGCGGACTGCGCGGCGGGCATCTGCCTCACCGACGACGCGCGCAGTTATTGCTCGCGGCCGTGCGGGTCCGGGGACCGCTGCCCGACGCGGTATCACTGCCTCCCGGCGGCGGGGCTTCCGGCGCCGGAGCGGGCCTGCACGCAGGTGCGTTGA
- a CDS encoding acyl-CoA dehydrogenase family protein produces MDFSHSEDHELLRKTVRDFAQKEVLPNARKWDEEERFPKEIVPRLAELGLLGIRIPEEYGGSGMDMTSYAICVEEIARADGSLALTVASHNGLGTGHILSFGNEAQKKKYLSKATTGEWLAAWALTEPGSGSDSAGLRTTARREGNDWVLSGTKMFITQGSVGGFCVVLARTNPDVAKQKGITAFVVEHGTKGFTASKHLEKLGCRSSDTVELTFDEVVVSDEQRIGEVDQGFTDTMKILDRGRISIAAMALGLGYGVLDMAVSYAKDRKQFNKPIAEFQAVQWMLADMKTELDAAALLTYRAAWLADQKRPFTKEASMAKLFASEASSRACNKALQIHGGYGYTREFHVERHLRDAKICEIGEGTSEVQRIVIAKQLLAG; encoded by the coding sequence ATGGACTTTTCCCATTCCGAAGACCACGAGCTCCTTCGTAAGACCGTGCGCGACTTCGCGCAGAAGGAGGTCCTGCCGAACGCGCGGAAGTGGGACGAAGAGGAGCGCTTCCCGAAGGAGATCGTGCCGCGCCTCGCGGAGCTCGGGCTCCTCGGCATCCGCATCCCCGAGGAGTACGGCGGCTCCGGGATGGACATGACGAGCTACGCGATCTGCGTCGAGGAGATCGCGCGCGCGGACGGCTCGCTCGCGCTCACGGTCGCCTCGCACAACGGGCTCGGCACGGGGCACATCCTCTCGTTCGGGAACGAGGCGCAGAAGAAGAAGTACCTGTCGAAGGCGACGACGGGCGAGTGGCTGGCGGCGTGGGCGCTCACGGAGCCGGGGAGCGGGAGCGACTCCGCGGGCCTCCGCACCACCGCGCGGCGCGAGGGGAACGACTGGGTCTTGAGCGGGACGAAGATGTTCATCACGCAGGGCAGCGTCGGCGGCTTCTGCGTCGTGCTCGCGCGCACGAACCCGGACGTCGCGAAGCAGAAGGGCATCACCGCGTTCGTGGTCGAGCACGGGACGAAGGGCTTCACCGCGTCGAAGCACCTCGAGAAGCTCGGCTGCCGCTCGAGCGACACGGTGGAGCTCACCTTCGACGAGGTCGTCGTGTCCGACGAGCAGCGCATCGGCGAGGTCGATCAAGGCTTCACCGACACGATGAAGATCCTCGATCGCGGCCGCATCTCGATCGCGGCGATGGCGCTCGGCCTCGGCTACGGCGTCCTCGACATGGCGGTCTCGTACGCGAAGGACCGCAAGCAGTTCAACAAGCCCATCGCCGAGTTCCAGGCGGTGCAGTGGATGCTCGCCGACATGAAGACCGAGCTCGACGCCGCGGCGCTCCTCACCTACCGCGCGGCGTGGCTCGCGGACCAGAAGCGGCCGTTCACGAAGGAGGCCTCGATGGCGAAGCTCTTCGCGAGCGAGGCGTCGTCGCGCGCGTGCAACAAGGCGCTCCAGATCCACGGCGGCTACGGCTACACGCGCGAGTTCCACGTCGAGCGGCACCTGCGCGACGCGAAGATCTGCGAGATCGGCGAGGGCACGAGCGAGGTGCAGCGCATCGTCATCGCGAAGCAGCTCCTGGCCGGATGA
- a CDS encoding TlpA family protein disulfide reductase, producing the protein MMWRGGVALAAAVLAAAALALGCESNLPPEAPDRPAAKASNGNVRVGDLAPDFDVMNASRNTGDRLRLVKGKVNLLFFWSTSSAGAKDAMPVLSDLQKRYTGRGLVVSAIATDEDVMDVARVSGDMGATFDVGWDETKSAQTRYRPPTDASIFIVDKAGVVRFIHGGYSGGLAGDLERECSSLL; encoded by the coding sequence ATGATGTGGCGCGGGGGAGTCGCGCTCGCGGCGGCCGTGCTCGCGGCGGCGGCGCTCGCGCTCGGCTGCGAGTCCAACCTGCCGCCGGAGGCGCCGGACCGACCGGCGGCGAAGGCGAGCAACGGGAACGTGCGCGTCGGCGATCTCGCGCCCGACTTCGACGTCATGAACGCGAGCCGCAACACGGGCGATCGTCTTCGCCTCGTGAAGGGCAAGGTCAACCTCCTGTTCTTCTGGTCGACGAGCTCCGCCGGCGCGAAGGACGCGATGCCGGTGCTCTCCGATCTCCAGAAGCGCTACACCGGCCGCGGCCTCGTCGTCAGCGCGATCGCGACCGACGAGGACGTGATGGACGTCGCGCGCGTCAGCGGCGACATGGGCGCGACGTTCGACGTCGGCTGGGACGAGACGAAGTCGGCGCAGACGCGCTACAGGCCGCCGACCGACGCGAGCATCTTCATCGTCGACAAGGCCGGCGTGGTGCGGTTCATCCACGGCGGCTACAGCGGCGGCCTCGCGGGCGACCTCGAACGCGAGTGCAGCTCGCTCCTCTGA